The genomic region GGGTTTATTTTCTCGGTGAGTATTTCCCTAATGACTTCCCTGTCCACTACCGTGTCCCTGAGCGCCGCTGCGAGTCTCTCGATGTTTACGTCGACGGACTCCCTGGGCAATACCCCGAACCTCCTGGCCACGTGTATGAACCTGTACTTGTACAGCCTCGTGCTTCTCACGGCCTCCCTTAACTCCCCCTCTACGTAGTCTGGGCTTTGGTTTAGGGCTTCGGTTATTGCCTGGGGTGGTATGCTTATTGGTGTTGTTATGAGTGCCCTGTATGGGTCCGTCACGTAGGTCACGGCAACCCTATACCTCTGCCCAATGTATCTGGCTAGGTATAGGGCCAATGCCTGGTTTCCCTTGGTTCCTAGGCATGCGTGGATCACGAAGTCCCTACCCCTCCATTCAATGGTTACCGTGTCCGGGAAACCCATGACCCCCGTGCTGACTTGCTGTCTCAATTCCTCAATGAGTGGCGTTGGGGCGCCTCCCGCTGGGTACTTGGTCAGTACGGGCGTTGGGTCCTCGCCGTTCGCCACAGCCTTCATCAACTCCTCCCTTAGCCTGCATACTTCCTGCGCCACTTCCGTTGGTACTGGTATTTCCTCGCCGATCCAGGTGGGCACTGCGTTTAGGACCTGGTTCAGTGGTTCTAGTACGACCTCGCTCTTCCCTCGGTCGATACCCACTATCCTCCAGGGCCTGCCCGCCAGTATTATCTGTGTCCCAGGCTCCACGGTTTCCACGAATTCCTCGTCGAGCTCGCCGATTGCCCTATTCGTTATCATGTCCCTAGCCCTGTAGTGTTTTTGGTCTGGTATCATGGATATGTTCTCGAAGTAGTACCTGTGGAGTCCTCTCCTTGGTGTTATTGTTCCGTCCTCGTTAACCCTAATGAGTCTGTTGCCCTCCATGAACCTCAGGACCTCCATGAGCTCATCACGCGTCAACCCTCTGTATGGGTGTGCCCTCCTGACGGTGTCTAGGACGTCGCCCACCGTCAATGCCCTGCCCTCCACCTTGGCCTCAATCACCATGCCAGCGACCTGGTGGTGGAGTACGTCGAGCGCCTTTTCGTGGTACTCAACTTCCCGCTCTAGTTCGTTGTTTAGGGCCCTCCTGGCTATTACTAATGATTCTAAGTAGTCGTCTGTGTCCCTGGTTATTACGTGGCCGATAGCCCTCCTGCCAAGCCTATGCCCGCTCCTGCCGACCCTCTGGATTAGCTTCGTGACCTGCCTAGGGCTTGAGTATTGGATTACGGCGTCTACGTGCCCAATGTCTATGCCCAGCTCTAGGCTTGACGTGGTCACCACAGCCCTGACCCTACCACCCCTCAGACCCTCCTCAAGCCCCTCCCTCTCCTCCCTGTCCAGCGAGCCATGGTAAACACCCACGGCGTTGCTACCGAGAACCCTACCTAGCCTATGCCCCAGTAATTCTGCCTCGTCCCTAGTGTTTGTGAAGACCAGGGTAGCCCTATGACCACTTACTATCTCGGCTATCCTCCTGACCCTCGCCGCTACCTCGGGCATTGTGCTTAACTCCTCAGCCAGGCCCACGTCCTCCTCAGATGCCTCTGGGTACTCGACACTTATCTCCATCTCCCTACTGACGTCCACACTCACCACCTCAACCCACCTACCCACGCCGGCTAGGAATTGACCCGCCAGCTCCGTGTTTCCGATGGTTGCCGAGAGCCCGATCCTCTGGTACTCACCGGCTATGTTCACGAGCCTCTCCAGGGCTATGGATAGTTGGGCGCCCCTCTCGTCATTCATCAACTCATGGAGCTCATCGACCACAACCCACCTAACATTCCTGAGAGCCCTCCTCATACTCCTCATCACGAGTATTACCTGCAGGGTCTCCGGCGTGGTTATGAGTATGGTGGGTGGCTCCCTAACCTGCCTCCTACGCTCGCTCTCTGGGGTGTCGCCGTGCCTAACCGCCGTGGTTATGCCAAGCCTACTGGCTATTTCCCTGAGCCTAATGTTCACGTCCCTATTTAGGGCCCTGGCTGGCGTTATGTATATCGCAGCGACGCCGCCCGTCAAGCCCTCGCTCAGTATTTTGCTCATTATTGGGAACATGGCTGCCTCGGTCTTGCCGCTGCCCGTGGGTGCGGTGATTAGGACGTTGACGCCACTGAGCACCCTGGGTATTGCCCTCTCCTGGACCGGCGTTGGCTCTAGGTAGCCGAACCCCTCAATTACATCCACAAGCCTTGGGTGTAGGTGCTCCCTCCAGAAATTGCTCATTAACGCTTCAGCAAGGGGGTTGGGTTCCCCGGGCTTTATGAGTCTGTCTACCCGCTTCACAGGCAATGCGTTGGTTGGGGCTTATTGGCTGTGTTTAGTGGGTATTTCAGTGTTCGAGTTTGGCAAAAGTAATATAAATACTGCCCTGAGACGAACACAATTGAAATGCTGATAGTTGTTACGAGTGGGTCGAAGGGTGGGACGGGGAAGAGTACGGTTGCCCTTGGCCTATCGGCGATTCTTTCGCTTAGGGGTTTTGGTCATGAGTTGTTTGATTATTCCTGTAGCCTTGGTGTGTGTACTGGCGTTTATTACTACCTTAGTGACTTTGTTGATGGCATTAATAGGTTGTCCAAACTGGTTAGGGTTAGGCAGAGGTTGCCGCCCCAGGGTTATGGGGGGTTGGCGATTGTTGATTTGCCGCCCATGAGCCTTGCCCAGCCCGAGTTTGTTGATTTGTTGGGTAGGGCTGACGTGCTCGTTGTGGTTAGTTCCTACGAGCCTGACTCCGTGGTCTCCGTGGAGAGGGTTCTCGAGGCCTACCCAGGCAGTAGGGTTGTTAGGGTTTGTAATAGGATGCCCACGGAGGGTTGCAAGCACTACCTCAAGGTCACGCCTGAGTCCCCGTTCTTCGTAATTGGGGAGCCCACCAACTTCAGGACGTTCAGTGAGTTGGTTGGTGAGCTTGGGTTCCCTGGCGAGGGTAGGTTTGAGAGGGTTGGTAGGCAGTTCGTGGTTAATGGAGTTAGGGCTAAGCTCGTGGCCCGTTGGGACCCATACGCCATAGTCGGCGTTGAGGTTTCGCAGAAGTGGTACTACGCCCTCATGCCCTTCACAAGGCCAATGGAGGACTTGGTGTCCATGGCCCACCAAATGCTCGGCCCAACATACCTATTCAAGCTGGGCCTCGCGGACAACGCAATAACCAGGTTGTTCAGAGCCATTAAGCACTGAGTTGCACCAGGTTTGGCGCAACGCAGTTTCTACGATGCACAATCCTAATTAGGCCTTGGGCCATTGATTAACGCATGGCGGTGATACCGAGCTCCGTTAATCCGTACGCCGCGGCTGAATCGGCAATCCAGGGCGTTGTGAGTAGTACCGTTGATTTCATGGCCTTCGTGGCCGCAGTACTCATATTAATAACCATAGCGGGCCTAAGCCTCATTGGCTTCCTGGCCCTCGTTCAGTCACTGATTGGCTACTCACTCATTGAGTGGTCGAGCATTAGGCGCATTATTGGTGCCCTAGTCGCCATGGGCGTGGTCTTCGTCCTACTAATGGGCATATTACCCACCGTACTGAACTCTGTGGGTTTGACGGCGATAGCCACAGCCCTTAGCAATTTCATGGCTATGGTGATGAGCCACCTATCATCGCTCATCTAGGTCATTACCCGAGGACTACCTTCATTAAATTCCTGACGTAATTCCTAATCCTCTCCGCAACCTCCAGCTGATTACTGGCGCCCTCCACGTACGGTATCACCACGGTCATGCCCTCCACCCTTAGGTTCTCCCTGACCATGTTCATGGCGTAGACCATGTGCTTCGTGCCAACCCTCGGTATGGTCCTCCTTATCAACTCCTCCCTCTCCCTGGTCAGCGGTATTAGTAGCTTGTCCGCAGCCTCTATCGCGCCCATCGTCAGTCCCAGGTTCACGGCACTCATGGTGTCTATCACGAGGTCATCCACACCGTACTTACTAACCAGGGTCTTCTCCAACGCCCTAAGCATCCTTTGCACCTCACCTGGTGCTATCTCACTCAATTGCCTCAGCTCCAGGTACTCCCTATGCCTTATTGGTATGACCACGTTCCCATCCCTCACATACATCATGTACCTGCCACCACGCACGCTATCTATTATGTCCACCCTCGGGTTAAGGCCCAGGAGTAGGGATAGGGAGCGGTTGTCCGGGCTTAGGTCCATGTACGCCACGTTCTTCGTACTCATTAGTAGGGCCAGCGTTATTGTTGTTTTCCCCACCCCACCAACATTGCCGCTTGTGACTGTTATTATCGTCATAACCTCCTCCTTAACTCCTCGAGTTTGTTTAGTAAGTTTTCGATCTCGCCCAGGGTTTTCACGATCTCGCTCAACGTGTTTATGTAGTTCTCTATCGTGGGTTTCATCTGCGTGAGTTTGTCTAGGTCGTTCTTGATACTCATTACCTCCTCAATCCTCCTACTCAGCTCATCTATGTAGCTCCTTAGGTCCGTTAGGTTTTGTTGATGGGTCGGTGGTTGGGTATTCACTGCCTGGATTGTGTTTGTGGGTAGTCCGAACTCGTCCTTACCCTCATCCTCTATCACAAGCTCCTCCTCAATCTCCTCATTACCCGTTAATTTCCTCCTTTTACCCAGCCCGAACATGATTACTTAACCGAGGCCCTCATTAATTAGTTTTACCCCCAAGCAACTTATTAAGGGGGTTTGTTTATGGCTTTTTATGGGCTTGTTTCACAGTCGTTCTGTGGGTGGGGTTGATGGTGAGGTTGTGTTTAGTCGTAGGGTCTCGTTTCGCGGCTTCCCAAGTACCGTGACCATCTACAGCACTGTCTGGGGTAGTGGCTGCTTTGTTGATGTGGGTGATTCCGTACTCCCCGGCATTGACTCCTTTGACCTTGAGTCCTTCGTTGTGAGGTACATGCCTAAGGTTAGGGATGCCGTGATTAGGGGTGTTTCGAGGGGTTTGGGCTTTGAGGATGCCGTGGTTAACGCCCTTAGGGTTGAAGTCAGTAATTACCTGAGGAGTGCCGGCGTTGATGCCTCTGGCGATGATCTTGATAAGTGGGCATCACTCCTGTTTAGGGGGTTGTATAACTACGGTGCCCTGGAGCCCGTGATGGCCGTAGGCGATGAGGTTGGCCTCACCGACATTTACGTAACCCCCAACGCCAGGGTTCACTTTAAGTTGAGTAGTCTTGGTGATTGCCAGTCGAGTATTGTGCCTAGCACCAGGGAGGTTGAGCTCTTGGTGAGTGTCATTGGCGATAGGGTTGGGGTCTACCCAACCTATTATAACCCATCCATCGAGGCTTACGATAGGGCCCATAGGCCAATGCTTAGGGTGAGTGTTGATTCATTCGACGTTACGGATAGGACCAGGGTGAGTATTAGGGTCTTCCCCACCAGGGCTTGGAAACTAACTGACATGGTTAGGCTGGGCTCCATTGACGCTAGGTTGGCCGCCTACCTATGGCTGGCGCTCGAGGTTGGTGTCCCTGTCCTGGTGATTGGGCCCGCGGGCTCTGGGAAGACGAGCATGTCGGCGGCCCTGATGTCCGCGTTGCCACCTAGCACGGTGATTGCCAAGGTTGAGGATATCGACGAGGTCCTGCTGCCCCAGGAGTTGGTTAGTGATTATGCTGGTGGTGTCATTCCGCTGCTTAGTCGTGAGGGTCATGGGGCGGGTGTTAGGCCCATACCACTCTTCCAGAGGCTTGTTCATGCGCTTAGGGTTGGTGCTGATTACATATTTGTTAATGAGGTTAGGGGTCCGGAGGACACGAGGGCGTGGCTCCACGCCATAATGAGTGGGCAGGTGGGTGGTGCAACCACGATGCATGCTGGTGGTGTTGAGGAGGCCATTGTTAGGCTTAGGGAGTATGGTGTGCCCATTGACTTGGTTAGGTTATTGGTCGTTCTCATGGGTAGGTTCGAGGTTGGTGGTAGGGTTGTTAGGAGGGTTGTGGGTGTGTGGGTTGTGGATGGTGGTAAGCCCCTGGTTGCCTGGGATGGGGCTTTGCATGAGGATGTCCTGGTTAAGTTCCTGGGTGGGCGTGTTGGTGAGGACTTCGTGATTAGGGAGGTGGGTGATAGGGAGGCGTTCCTTAGGCATTACTCGGGCTTCGACATTGATGAGACTGAGTGGGTTAGGTTGATAGCCCTGTTCCACAGGGCTAGGGACCTGGTCATGCCGAGGGAGGTCAAGAGCGACGTTGTTTTTGATGAGTCCTAACCCTAACCAGTAACTGCCTCGCCAACTCATTAATGTCGAGTTGATTCGGGTAATTACTAACCAGGACCTCCCTACCAATCCTCAGCGCCCTCCTAACCTCATCATCAACCGCGCCCAAACCCCTCAAAGCCTGCTCCAGTAGCCTCAACCCATTGCTCACGTAAACCTCCACCGCGCCCCTACTCGGCCTGACACCCCCAACCCCAAGCCTCGGCCTATTACTAATCCTCCTCATGAGCCTCATGATCTCCTCATCCTCATACTCATTAACGACCTTCCTACGCAGGAACCTCATGGGCTCACCCAAACCCTCTCCGCATTCAACCTCTCCAGCAACGCCGCCAACTCATCAATCGCCCTCCTGAACTGACCCAGCCCCGGGTCCTTGACCAGGTAGGGTATTGAGCCCAGTCGCCACGCAGCCTCAATCGCCGGGTTCCTGAGTATCTTCACCACGTTCTTAACACCAATGTCTAGGTTACCCCTTATACTCGATAACTTATTCAACACCACAACCCCCTCCCTACCTGGGACTACCGCCGACGCGTACTCAAGCATGCTACCGAGCCACCCCATGCCGCCTGGCTCGTCCGTGGCCACCAGCGTTATCACGTCGGCACTACCCACCAGCGAGGTTATGAGCCCTGGGTTCAGTGCTGGTGATAGGGCCGGTGTGTCTATTAGTATGAAGTTGGGCTTAACCCTGTAATTGCCTATCCCCTTAATTAGTGATGAGACCCTCGAGCTCAGGACCGCAGTGCTCGGTAATGCACTGTATGGGTTTGTGATGGGTGATGCGCCAGGTGGTATGACCTTTATATTCCCCACAACCCCATCCTCAATGAATGCCGTAGAGACCTTAACGGTCTTCGTAACCCCCATAATGTACGTCAAAGCCCCATTAACACTACCCGGGTTGTTCACGCCTAAGACCTTGGATGCGGTGGCGTTTGGGTCCAGGTCAATGAGCCAGGTCCTGTACCCCCTCATCGCCAGTGCCGTGGCTAGGCTCGTGATTATCAATGTCTTACCAACACCACCCTTCTGGCTTAGGAACAATACAGTCAACACAGGTCTTAACTACGCATGGCATTATTAAGGCTTTACCCATTAGGCCATTGTCAGGGCTATGTACGTGACCACCAGCGGTACGGTGGCGTACATACCCGTGGTTACGGAGTCAAGCACATAACCACTCATGAAGCCCCCGATTATGACCGTGGGAAGCATAAACTGGAGCATGGCAACACCCCCAGGTACCTGGGCCGCTATTAACCTCGTTATTACGAGAATAACCTCCATCAGGGCTAGGGACACGATGATTGAGGCGTACCCAATCCTCCTGGCTTCCATTACGGAATTCACCACGTGGGTTAGTGATGTTACGGCCACGTTAATCACGTCCGGCCTCCCCATGCCCGTGACCGCGACCACCCTGGCATACTCACTAATGAAGCCCTCAAGCCAATTCCTGGACCGGGCCTGATCAAGCCTTAGGGTGACCGCCGCCCTCATGACCCTATTAACCGCGGTGTGCCTCAACTCATTAATCGCCCTAACCCTCCCAACATACCAGTTGAGGCTTAGGCCTAGGAAGGCTGTGGAGAAGACTAACCAGGTGAGTGCTATTGACCTGGTGATTACGTAGATAGGCACAGACAACGCCAGCGCAATCCCCATGTACCTAGTCAATTCATTATCAATAGGGACAAGGCCCGGGTCAAGGTTCCAACCCAGCAATGCCGTTATTGGGGCGGCCGAGGCGTAGGTCATCACTAGGTATGTGGTTGGGTTCATGTTTAGGGCCCTACTCACGAGGACTATCGTCATGGGCACCATGGCCAGCGTAATCACGGTGAGGGTGTCAAGTAGTATTACCAAGTCCCTGTAATCACCCCTCAACCTGCCCAGGTAATCATCGAGCTCCCTGAGTATGTAAAGAATTGCCGTGCCGGGTTCAATACCCAGTCTCTCGGCGTTGACCATAGCCTCGAGCATACTCCCGAGGCCTCCTACGTACTTCGTGATCGGCTCATTCATTGAAATCACGGCCCTAGCCATTAGCAATCGCCTAACTAGTGGGCGGTTAATGCTTAGCCTTTGGGCCTCGTTTATGAGCGTGTCCAGCACCCTACTCACTGGCTGCGCCAGGAATAGTGGTGTTGCGAGCATCATGAGCAGTGCCTCCTCGAGCCTAGCCCTGAGCCAGGGCTTTATTGGGCCTGGACCCATGGGTTTATGTATGGGCAATACTTAAAAGGTGTATCCCCATGGGTTAATTATGCGTAGTAGGGGTGAGTTATCGCCCTTGGTCTCCGTCATAATTGCGGCGGTACTCATAGTCGTTGGTGTGGCGCTAGTGATGATTTTCTACCACGGCGCAAAGGCAATGGGGCAGCACGCCCTTAGCGCCCCTAACGTTGAGGTCTCGGGCAGCATGTCGGCGTCCACGGGCGTGGTGACGATAAACATCTATAACGCCGGCACAACGCAACTAACGATTAGTGGTGTTAAGGTGTATGGTCCTAGTGGCTCGATACTCGATTGTTCTTGGAGCGGTGTTGGCGCCGTGGTGGCTGCTGGCGGTAGTTACGGGGTTGTTGGTCAGTGCACTGGTGTTGAGGCTGGCGTCACATACACGGTGGTTATTACTTTGAATGGCACAGGTGGCTCATTGGCTGAGTCCCTTACCATAACCGCCTCGTGACACTTCACGCGTTTTAATGAATCAAAATAATAATAAGTTGATATTAAATTTGCCCAGACCATTTAATAATTGGCTTGGTGGCATTACCGTGGGTTAGCCCTGTATTTTGTCTCGCCACTTGTTTATTAGTTCGTTTATTTTCCTTGCCATTTCTATGTCTAGTTGTGTGACTCCGCCTTCGTCGTGCGTGGTTAGTTTTAGTGTTAGGTGTTTCCAGGTTATTACCATGTCTGGGTGGTGCTCCTCCGCCTCGGCTATTTGGGCTAGTTGGTTTATGAAGGCTATGCAGTCCATGAATGCCT from Vulcanisaeta distributa DSM 14429 harbors:
- a CDS encoding DEAD/DEAH box helicase gives rise to the protein MSNFWREHLHPRLVDVIEGFGYLEPTPVQERAIPRVLSGVNVLITAPTGSGKTEAAMFPIMSKILSEGLTGGVAAIYITPARALNRDVNIRLREIASRLGITTAVRHGDTPESERRRQVREPPTILITTPETLQVILVMRSMRRALRNVRWVVVDELHELMNDERGAQLSIALERLVNIAGEYQRIGLSATIGNTELAGQFLAGVGRWVEVVSVDVSREMEISVEYPEASEEDVGLAEELSTMPEVAARVRRIAEIVSGHRATLVFTNTRDEAELLGHRLGRVLGSNAVGVYHGSLDREEREGLEEGLRGGRVRAVVTTSSLELGIDIGHVDAVIQYSSPRQVTKLIQRVGRSGHRLGRRAIGHVITRDTDDYLESLVIARRALNNELEREVEYHEKALDVLHHQVAGMVIEAKVEGRALTVGDVLDTVRRAHPYRGLTRDELMEVLRFMEGNRLIRVNEDGTITPRRGLHRYYFENISMIPDQKHYRARDMITNRAIGELDEEFVETVEPGTQIILAGRPWRIVGIDRGKSEVVLEPLNQVLNAVPTWIGEEIPVPTEVAQEVCRLREELMKAVANGEDPTPVLTKYPAGGAPTPLIEELRQQVSTGVMGFPDTVTIEWRGRDFVIHACLGTKGNQALALYLARYIGQRYRVAVTYVTDPYRALITTPISIPPQAITEALNQSPDYVEGELREAVRSTRLYKYRFIHVARRFGVLPRESVDVNIERLAAALRDTVVDREVIREILTEKINPTPLRQLINSIREGKTAVRIIKVEQYTPIAQHIINQAAKIDAAVQGIPTTTILQLLKKRIEEREVTLLCLNCGWHVTMKVKYVPEQVKCPRCGMRQIAVLKYGEDPARTYEIVRKARRNQRLTREEQEKWQELTQTALAVLQYGKKAIIALAAHGVGPTTAIRKVLPKAKTEQELYQQILEAERQYQKTKPFWNE
- a CDS encoding ParA family protein, giving the protein MTIITVTSGNVGGVGKTTITLALLMSTKNVAYMDLSPDNRSLSLLLGLNPRVDIIDSVRGGRYMMYVRDGNVVIPIRHREYLELRQLSEIAPGEVQRMLRALEKTLVSKYGVDDLVIDTMSAVNLGLTMGAIEAADKLLIPLTREREELIRRTIPRVGTKHMVYAMNMVRENLRVEGMTVVIPYVEGASNQLEVAERIRNYVRNLMKVVLG
- a CDS encoding ATPase, T2SS/T4P/T4SS family translates to MGGVDGEVVFSRRVSFRGFPSTVTIYSTVWGSGCFVDVGDSVLPGIDSFDLESFVVRYMPKVRDAVIRGVSRGLGFEDAVVNALRVEVSNYLRSAGVDASGDDLDKWASLLFRGLYNYGALEPVMAVGDEVGLTDIYVTPNARVHFKLSSLGDCQSSIVPSTREVELLVSVIGDRVGVYPTYYNPSIEAYDRAHRPMLRVSVDSFDVTDRTRVSIRVFPTRAWKLTDMVRLGSIDARLAAYLWLALEVGVPVLVIGPAGSGKTSMSAALMSALPPSTVIAKVEDIDEVLLPQELVSDYAGGVIPLLSREGHGAGVRPIPLFQRLVHALRVGADYIFVNEVRGPEDTRAWLHAIMSGQVGGATTMHAGGVEEAIVRLREYGVPIDLVRLLVVLMGRFEVGGRVVRRVVGVWVVDGGKPLVAWDGALHEDVLVKFLGGRVGEDFVIREVGDREAFLRHYSGFDIDETEWVRLIALFHRARDLVMPREVKSDVVFDES
- a CDS encoding ParA family protein, whose translation is MLTVLFLSQKGGVGKTLIITSLATALAMRGYRTWLIDLDPNATASKVLGVNNPGSVNGALTYIMGVTKTVKVSTAFIEDGVVGNIKVIPPGASPITNPYSALPSTAVLSSRVSSLIKGIGNYRVKPNFILIDTPALSPALNPGLITSLVGSADVITLVATDEPGGMGWLGSMLEYASAVVPGREGVVVLNKLSSIRGNLDIGVKNVVKILRNPAIEAAWRLGSIPYLVKDPGLGQFRRAIDELAALLERLNAERVWVSP
- a CDS encoding 4a-hydroxytetrahydrobiopterin dehydratase, whose product is MPLTREEVMKSLPQGWRLEGNYVVRELEFKAFMDCIAFINQLAQIAEAEEHHPDMVITWKHLTLKLTTHDEGGVTQLDIEMARKINELINKWRDKIQG